The window ATATTATTCTTTACTTCTAATTCTAATTCCTCAATCCTACTCAAAATCACTTCCGGTTTATCATATTTCATTGGAATATATTCTATTTCCTTATAGCGATTTATACTTAAATCATAGTTGTTTTCAATGATTACTTTTATCGGCACAAAAAAGTGTTTGGTTTTACAGTTATCATTCGCATTTTTATTTCGTGCTTTCCATTCTTTCACGATGTCGGGAATATCATTTTTTTCAATACGAGTTCGCTTATCATCAAGAGAATAGCCGTCTGCTTGCATATCGTAAAACCATATATGTTCGGTTGTCCCTCCTTTGACAAACACAAGTATAGCTGTACTCACCCCTGCATAAGGTTTAAACACTCCTGAAGGCATCGAGACAATTCCTTGTAACTCGCAATCATGAATAAGTATCTTGCGCAAATCTTTATGAGCTCTTGATGAACCGAACAAAACACCATCCGGCACAATGACTGCAGAGCGTCCGCCAATCTTTAACGAATTAATAATACGGTTAACAAAAAGTAATTCTGTTTTTGTGGTATTGAGTGAAAAGTTTTCGTTAATATCACCTTTATCAATACTGCCCTTAAAGGGAGGATTTGCCAGGAGTACATCGTAATGATTATCTTCATTATATTTTTTTGATAGTGTATCAATTCGTTTAATGTTCGGATTAGTAATGCCATGAAGCATGAGATTCATTAATCCAATACGGACCATAGTAGTATCAAAATCATAACCAAAAAAGGTATTTTCTCTGAGTTCTTTCCATAAACGTTCATCAGTCAACTTATCACCAAAACCTCGTTCAAATCCATCTTCATCGGTCGTAATATGGTGCCTGCTGGTTTGCTGTGTAAGTATGTATTGATATGCACCAAGTAAAAAACCGCCAGTTCCACAAGCAGGATCACCAATCGTCTCTCCAAGTTTTGGACTAATCAATTCACACATTAGTTTTATAATATGGCGAGGTGTACGGAATTGTCCATTTTTACCGGATGATGAAATTTCAGATAGAAGAAATTCGTACATATCGCCTTGAGTGTCGTGAAATGTTTGTCCGGCTTGCATTTCTTTTTCAATCTCTGTATAAAGAGCATCAATAATATTTACCGCCTCAACAAGAAGAGTGGGTTTGGGAATAATAAAAACGGCATCAGCCATGTGTTCAGCAAAAGTACTATTTTTACCGTTAATCTGCTTAATAAATGGAAATACTCTTGTCTGTACATGGGATAGCATTTCTCTGCCTTCTAATTGTTTGAAATGACTCCAACGAAGGGTTTGTTTATTGGTTTCTACATTTGTTAATGGTGAAGTAAACATACCTTCAAATATGGAAGTATATTTTTCTCTGGTCCACTCCGCATCCTTTTTAAGTTTGGAGTCTATTTCGTCTAAACGACGCATAAATAACAAATATGATATCTGTTCGATGGCTGTTAAAGGATTAGCAATCCCACCGCTCCAGAAACTATCCCAGAGCTGATTAATTAATGATTTCATTTTTACTGTTAGCATAAAATCTCCTATTTCAATGATACGGGGAGGGGGAATCGAACCCCCTCATGCTCTCTACCGTGAAGCAATATCTCTTATAATACAAATAACATGGCTTGCAACGATACAAGGACAAAGACAAACCTGTCCCCGCGCGAGAGCGTCCACGCACGCTGCACATATTTGAAACATTTTAAATGCTCCTTTCTTGAGTAGATTAGCTATAAAACTAACCGCCCAAGTCATGTCTAATGTAATAGTTAAAGAGATATTGCCTTTCACGCTTTTATAATCTTCTAATAATTATCTTTTATTATACATTTATATATTTTCTAACTTGCAATTTTTTGAGTTAATTCGAGAATTTCATCTATTTCCCGAGGTTTAAAAACACCTCTAATCCCTTCGGGATGCAACTGAGTAAATGGTGCGCTGATAAGGTCTTTCTTCTTTACAATACCGCGTTGTAATACAAATGTCTTTAAGGTTAAAATAAACTGAATTTGCTTTTCACCGTAATTATTGTGCTTAAGTAAAAAATCATCAAAAGCAATGGATACAGTTTCCGTAAATGTTGCTATTTCTTCAATGCCTAAAATGTGCTTAATAAACTGAATAAACTTCGCGCTTCTGTTATCGTAAACCTCCCGCAAGATATACTCAGTTACATGCGGATAATGCTCTTTTAAAATATTAGCCAATTCATCTATTTCTTTATTGGTTACATTATCTCCCTGAGAAATTTTTTGGAGAACAGGATTTGACTTTACAAGTTCGCGAATAAAATCTTCAACTTTACGGCGGTATTTATCGACGGTCATCCGTTCATGTTGAGGCCCAAATTCAACGGTTTCTTTAACAGTTAAAAGATCTTGAATATTGAGTTTTTTCTCTGGAATTTTCTCAGTTTGTCGATATTTCATAAGAGGTGCAAGACGCACGATCATTTCATCCAGATCATCATCTGATGCTGTTATCCAGAAATGGTTTGATTGCACTTTTTCAACCCAGACTCGTTCTTTTGCTACTATATTTACCGTTAACGGTAACTCGCTGACTTTTTCAATGATTATATCCTTAAGAATTTCAAATTTTTCGTCATCACTCATGATGCGGGCTATTTGAGCTTCGGTACCATCCAACTCGAAACGCATCGCCTTAAAATCAGCATTTGAAAGCACACGCATAAGCGGGCTAACATACATGCGTAAGTAATCAAGTTTTCCATCCGTTATATTAATCCAAAAATTGTCATCCATTACTTTTTCTAAGTATTCCTGATTATCTAAAATAACAATGGAGTTTTTCGGTAATTCTTTTATATTCTTCCTAATAGTATTAATTGTTTTTTGTACTATTGCCGCCTCTTTTTTCTTTTGGGAAACAAAAAGCTTATTGATATGTGCTTCAAAAAGTCTGACCGGAAGCGGACGTGTTTCTTTCGGTTCTTTTCCTTTCGGAGTCATCTTGAAATATTCAAAATTCTCCCAGCAATCTATAATTAAAAATTTCTCTTTTTTGGGGCACCAAAATTTTATGTCATCCGGATCAAGAACCCGTGTACCGCGGCCAATCATCTGCCAAAATTTCGTGTAAGAAAATACTGGTTTAGCAAAAACAAGATTTACAATTTCACGCACATCAATGCCAGTATCCAGCATATCAACACTAATGGCAATGCGAGGCATATCTTTTGTTTTAAACCGATCAAAAATACCGCCTTTGCCATGAACACCCTTAACATCTGAAATAATAACTTCCGCAAGCTGCCCTTTGTATTCAGGGTAAAGACCGTTAAAGACCGCACATAATCTATGAGCATGTTTTTTAGAGATAGCAAAAAATATCGTTTTTCCGGGAAGAACTCCATTAGGATCTTTGATACACTCTTCCATAAATTCACGCACAATAACCGCGTTTGTTCCTTTATTTGTCACTTTTTTCTCGAGTTCAGTACCCTCAAAATTAAATTCATCAAGATCCTCCCCTTCTCGAATCAACCTGTTTTTTTCTGCTTCAGCTATTGTTTTGCTATTAATTCCTTCCTGTTGGAACTTGGTTCGTAGTTTTAAAACTTCAAAATCAGATAAATATGGCGGAATATTATAAATCGCTTCTTCATATGAATATGCAAATGTTGGCAAGCCATCTTTACAATCAAATAATTGAAAGGTATTGTGATCTATTGCATTTTTTGGTGTTGCTGTAAGTCCCAGTTGTACCGCATCAAAATAATCAAAAATATTTTTATAAACGTTATAAATTGAGCGATGGCTTTCATCAGCTATAATCATGTCAAAATAATGAGGACTAAGAGGACAAAGATCCTGTTGTATTAGATTAAGCATCATTGGGTAGGTTGCACAATAAATCCTTCTATTAGGAATAAACTTAATTTCACCTGTTTTCGGCCAAATAGGTGCATTAGGTAAATATTGCTTAAAAGTATCCAATGCCTGTTCTCTTAAAGCAATGCGATCAACAAGGAATAAGACCTTCTGAATCCAATTAGACCGCATCAATACGTCAAGAAGTCCCATGCAGGTTCTTGTTTTTCCTGTACCTGTTGCCATAACTAGAAGAAATTTCCGATATTTCTTCTCAACACGTTCGAGCACAGAACGAATTGCCTGAATTTGATAAGGGCGCCCCACAATATTTGTATTAATTAATTCGCTTGAAAGCACTTTACTATTTTCTCGTAAAAACTGCATTCGCTCTAAATCTGTAATTGTGGGAAAGCCGAAGATTTTTCGTGGAGGATAACGCTCAGTATCCCAGAAGAATACATCGTAACCATTCGTATAAAAAACAAAAGGCATTGGACCACCGTCGTTTGATTTTTGTATTTTTTCGGCATAGTTACGTGCTTGTTCTTTTCCAATTTCCGCATCAACTGCTGTCTTTTTTGCCTCAACAACTGCAATTGATTTACCTTCTTTTGAAAGAAGAGCATAATCAACAAAAAGATGTCCTTGGTATGGTGATTGGGAATCATTTATTCGTTGATTAGATAAACCAGGTAAACCACACCAGATATCTAGCTCTTGAGTGACTAAGGAAGGGTTTAAAACATCCCATCCAGCAATTTTTAGCCTTGCATCAATTAACTCTTTTCTTGTTTGTGCTTCGTTTCTAGTCATATTCAATTTTTTAATTCCTCTTAAAAAATATAAAATAGTAACATCGTCACCAACAATGCATCAAGGGAAAGTTTTTTCCACAATTTCAAGATATACAATCAGCTTATTAAATTGTCATTAAAAGTAAAAAATAACTCCTTTCTAATTATGTTATAACTTTATTTTAATACAACAAAAAGTTTATAAAATCCTTCTTTTTTAAGAAAATCATTTTATTTTTACTTAATGTTGATTATTATCCCTTCTTCTTCCCATTCCTTCCATTCGAGTTTGGTTATCTCGGGTAATTGAAGAAGGTCTTGCGGTTCTTTGAATCCTCCGCTTATTGAATCTCTTAAGGTAACTATTTTTTGGGCAAGAGGTTCACTTACTCTTAATGCTTTTATCAGTTCATCCTGAGAGGCGGGGTTAATATTTATGGTTTGAACTTCTGGTTTTGGGGAAGTAGTAGACAAAATTTTAGGATTATCGTATAAGGAGAACCTGTCTGCGTGCATACACGCACAGGCAGGGTAGACTTCGCTTTTGGCCAGGGTGGAAATAGATACAGTAATACAAAGAACAATGATTAAAAAAGCAAGAATACTAAACTTAGTATTACTTTTTAAATATTGCATTTTTTAATGTGCTCTTTTTGATTTAGATTCAGGGGGACACACTTTACTTTTAACCATGCATTAATTGCGAGAGTATAAAAGAAGAATGTCCCCCATGGTTCTTTATTATATATTCGACAAAGGGTTGGAAAAATCCTTCTTTTTAAAAGAAAAAGTTAGCGGTTCTCGGTTTACAGTTGTCAGATAGATAGTGCCACACCCTGATAATCAGAGTTCGTAATAACAGAAAATATCTCACCCCCACCTTAATCCTCCCCCCTCAAGTGGGAGGAAATGCGAGAAAGGTCATTTTTTTATTACCTCCCAATATCCGCCTTTGGCAGTACCAATTCTCTTTAATATTCCTTTTTTCTTTAATTTTGAAATATTATTGTCAATTGCCGTAGTGCTTATTTTTATATGTCCAGAAAGCTCTTTCGTTGTGATATATTTATTCTCTTTCATCAATTCTATAATTTTTACTTCGTTTACTCCCAACTTTACTCCCAACTTTACTGGGACTTTTCCAGTAATAACGGGAAAAGTAATTTTATAATAATCAAAATCTCCCTCTATTACTGGTTTTATTCCATAATGTTGTTCCCATCCTTCAATCATTTTGTGGAAACCGCTGCCTATACTTTCTGCTAATCTAATAAATCTGAATATTTTGGCAATTATAGGATTTCTCGGCAGAGAAAAATCTTCTTCTAAAATATATTCTATTTTTTTGGGGAGTGATCCGGGATTAAAAAATTCAAATCTGTCTGAAAATACTCTAATCCTTGGGTTTGCCCGGCTAAAATAATCAGTATGGATGATAAGATTAACAAGCGCTTCTCTAAGTGCTTGCAAATGTTCGGGATTATCATCCCTGAAACCGGAAACCATTTTAAATGGTATATCAATTTTTTTAGGAAATCTCTCGTAAATATCAAAAAAAGTAGTCCATAGATTTTGTTCGCTGGAAATTCTAAAATTATACTGAGCCTCCCCCGCTTTACCGGACAACAAGATAAGACTATAATCAATTTAATGGAGGTTCAAGTAACATGGAAGAAAAGAAAAGACAATTTACCAAGGAATTTAAAAAAGAGGCAGTGGAGTACAGTCTATCCTCAGGGAAGACTATCGAGCAAGTTGCCGGTGATCTGGGGATTTCTCCTCATAACTTAAATCATTGGCGCAAAGAATACCGCAAGTGTGGAGAGCTGGCCTTCCCCGGTCATGGCAAGGAAAACCTCACTCCCCAGGAGGAGAAGGTTCGGAAATTACAAAAAGAACTAAATGACATCCAGATAGAGCGTGACATCCTAAAAAAAGCTTTGGCCATCTTCACGAAAAAACCGTAGATCGCTATCGGTTTACCCGGGAGAACACCGAACGATTCAGTGTTAGGAAGATGTGCCAAGTCCTTAAAGTTTCCCGGTCCGGATATTACGATTGGCTGAAGTATCCTATAAGTAAGAGAAAGAGCAAAGATATGGAATTAAAACAGAAAATAAGGGAAATATACCAAAAAAGTCGCAGAACCTATGGCAGTCCTCGTATCCACCAGACACTATTACGGGAAGACTATCCTATTGGCAGAAAACGTGTAGAACGATTAATGCAGGAAATGGATATCCGTGCAGTAGCCAAAAGAAAATACAAAGCAACAACTGATTCTAAACATGGCAAACCGGTAGCCGAAAATCATCTCAACCGTGCCACAAGAGAAGGCTGGCTCTATTTGGCTACTATTATGGATCTCTATTCTCGGAAAATCATCGGCTGGTCACTAAGCGACAGATTAACCAAGGAATTGGTCATTGCTGCGCTGGATATGGCCTTAAAACAGCGAAATCTTTCATTGGATTTACTCTTGCATTTAGATAGAGGCAGCCAGTATGCCAGCGAATTATATCAGCTGCTTTTGTTAAAACATGGTATAATCTGTTCCATGAGTGGCAAGAGCAACTGCTTTCGATAATGCTGTCATGGAGAGTTTTTATCGTACCTTAAAGGTGGAATTGATTTACCAGAATAAATATGAAACCAGAAGAAAAGCCCAAAGAGATATTTTCGAATACATCGAAATTTTTTACAATAGAGAAAGGTTACATTCCTCTTTAGGCTACTGCAGTCCGGAGGAATATGAAAAGTTAATGTTAATGAAAGTGTCTTAACTGAGTGTCCGGATTATCGGGGGAAGACCAGAGATCTATATGGAGTTAGGATTCTGCCTACTGAGGAAACTGAAATATTTATATGGCAATCTCTTTCTAATATTCTTTTAATCTTCTCTTTACCAAAGTAAGGATATTTCCTTCTTATTTGACAGACCTGCATCTCTACTTGATGATCCCT of the Candidatus Atribacteria bacterium genome contains:
- a CDS encoding SAM-dependent DNA methyltransferase, which encodes MKSLINQLWDSFWSGGIANPLTAIEQISYLLFMRRLDEIDSKLKKDAEWTREKYTSIFEGMFTSPLTNVETNKQTLRWSHFKQLEGREMLSHVQTRVFPFIKQINGKNSTFAEHMADAVFIIPKPTLLVEAVNIIDALYTEIEKEMQAGQTFHDTQGDMYEFLLSEISSSGKNGQFRTPRHIIKLMCELISPKLGETIGDPACGTGGFLLGAYQYILTQQTSRHHITTDEDGFERGFGDKLTDERLWKELRENTFFGYDFDTTMVRIGLMNLMLHGITNPNIKRIDTLSKKYNEDNHYDVLLANPPFKGSIDKGDINENFSLNTTKTELLFVNRIINSLKIGGRSAVIVPDGVLFGSSRAHKDLRKILIHDCELQGIVSMPSGVFKPYAGVSTAILVFVKGGTTEHIWFYDMQADGYSLDDKRTRIEKNDIPDIVKEWKARNKNANDNCKTKHFFVPIKVIIENNYDLSINRYKEIEYIPMKYDKPEVILSRIEELELEVKNNINVLKELKNSE
- a CDS encoding restriction endonuclease subunit R encodes the protein MTRNEAQTRKELIDARLKIAGWDVLNPSLVTQELDIWCGLPGLSNQRINDSQSPYQGHLFVDYALLSKEGKSIAVVEAKKTAVDAEIGKEQARNYAEKIQKSNDGGPMPFVFYTNGYDVFFWDTERYPPRKIFGFPTITDLERMQFLRENSKVLSSELINTNIVGRPYQIQAIRSVLERVEKKYRKFLLVMATGTGKTRTCMGLLDVLMRSNWIQKVLFLVDRIALREQALDTFKQYLPNAPIWPKTGEIKFIPNRRIYCATYPMMLNLIQQDLCPLSPHYFDMIIADESHRSIYNVYKNIFDYFDAVQLGLTATPKNAIDHNTFQLFDCKDGLPTFAYSYEEAIYNIPPYLSDFEVLKLRTKFQQEGINSKTIAEAEKNRLIREGEDLDEFNFEGTELEKKVTNKGTNAVIVREFMEECIKDPNGVLPGKTIFFAISKKHAHRLCAVFNGLYPEYKGQLAEVIISDVKGVHGKGGIFDRFKTKDMPRIAISVDMLDTGIDVREIVNLVFAKPVFSYTKFWQMIGRGTRVLDPDDIKFWCPKKEKFLIIDCWENFEYFKMTPKGKEPKETRPLPVRLFEAHINKLFVSQKKKEAAIVQKTINTIRKNIKELPKNSIVILDNQEYLEKVMDDNFWINITDGKLDYLRMYVSPLMRVLSNADFKAMRFELDGTEAQIARIMSDDEKFEILKDIIIEKVSELPLTVNIVAKERVWVEKVQSNHFWITASDDDLDEMIVRLAPLMKYRQTEKIPEKKLNIQDLLTVKETVEFGPQHERMTVDKYRRKVEDFIRELVKSNPVLQKISQGDNVTNKEIDELANILKEHYPHVTEYILREVYDNRSAKFIQFIKHILGIEEIATFTETVSIAFDDFLLKHNNYGEKQIQFILTLKTFVLQRGIVKKKDLISAPFTQLHPEGIRGVFKPREIDEILELTQKIAS
- a CDS encoding HTH domain-containing protein, with translation MSGKAGEAQYNFRISSEQNLWTTFFDIYERFPKKIDIPFKMVSGFRDDNPEHLQALREALVNLIIHTDYFSRANPRIRVFSDRFEFFNPGSLPKKIEYILEEDFSLPRNPIIAKIFRFIRLAESIGSGFHKMIEGWEQHYGIKPVIEGDFDYYKITFPVITGKVPVKLGVKLGVNEVKIIELMKENKYITTKELSGHIKISTTAIDNNISKLKKKGILKRIGTAKGGYWEVIKK